The window TACTGTCATTCTATATACTATTGCAAATGGTTCCTTGATAAGAACACTCCAATCGTATTGATAGCAAACCACGAACACAAGCCCAAGCGTATAAGCTTGAAGACCACCACTCTTGAATCTCTACACCCAGAGAATCAAGCCACTATCATACACTCCAAATGAATAACCTCCCTAACTAACTCACAAGTTCCTTTTATATCTCAAGGCTCCTTTACAGCCGACtcaatatattattattggCTAAAACTCATCCAAATTGCCAGATCATCATCAATTCTTCACTCCCTCTTCTGTCCTCTGCTTCTTCTTTATTGATATGTAAACTCTCATGGGCATATCATTTCTCTAAACAAATGTTGTGAATGATGAGCACACATGATGATTGAAAACTTTTCTTGTGATCATGAGACAAAAATGGTGGCTTGGAAATAGCAACAACGTTCAAAGATTCAGCGGTAATCTCTTAGATTTGCGTATTACCCTCCGGCAAATCGGACACACCTTATTTTCTTCCGACATGATCCTCAGCGCACATCCCTTACAAGTGGCAGAGTGACCGCACGGTACGAAAAAACAGTTTCTCCGTTCCTCGAAACATATTACACACAATGTCGAGTAGTCCACATCCTCCGCGGAGCTAAACGACGCCGTTGCAAAATCTTTGTTCCCCGTTACCCCCGACGGCTCGTAGACCAACGGCGTCCAGATGGTGACTACTTCTTGTCCTGCTACCAATGGTAAACTCTCCATGTCATCATCTTCCGTGTCACAATCGTTCAGAGATTtcaatatcaaaaatataaggAACATTATAGTCCCTGAGAACacaataacaaaagaaaatgtatTAATAGCTTTACGTCGAATATGATAGAATATATTGTTTACAACTATGAGAGAGTTGTTCCAAAGAGAAAGAAAACTATGAGAGTGTAATTGTACCCAAAAACGTTATATAAACTACCAATCTAGCGGTGGTGGATAGCGCCATGTACCATCCACCGAACTCATCCTTCAAAATACCGGAGTACATATATCTTGAGATGGTTGTATCGAAATT of the Brassica rapa cultivar Chiifu-401-42 chromosome A03, CAAS_Brap_v3.01, whole genome shotgun sequence genome contains:
- the LOC103861469 gene encoding E3 ubiquitin-protein ligase APD2-like gives rise to the protein MFLIFLILKSLNDCDTEDDDMESLPLVAGQEVVTIWTPLVYEPSGVTGNKDFATASFSSAEDVDYSTLCVICFEERRNCFFVPCGHSATCKGCALRIMSEENKVCPICRRVIRKSKRLPLNL